Proteins from one Streptomyces sp. NBC_00289 genomic window:
- a CDS encoding glycoside hydrolase family 127 protein — MPRTPSVPPSPTGPVRLGPDARAVLRPATVGLDAGFWHTRREVNAHTSVPQGPGLLESAGNLHNLRLAAGTAEGEFRGGYPFVDTDVYKWLEAAAWQLAQEPSGDLEAHVDRITALVADAQQPDGYLNTWFQLVKGGERYQDLRWGHELYCAGHLIQAAVAHHRVTGRTELLDVARRFADQVDSVFGPPGSGKPIDGIDGHPEVETALVELYRETGERRYLDLAAYFVDRHGHGLLGGEAYCQDRVPLREATNVEGHAVRQLYLLAAAADLATETGDPGLRAAAERLWQAMTTTKTHLTGGLGAHHDEEDFGDPYELPNERAYCETCAAIASVQWSWRMALLTGEARYSDLIERTLYNGFLAGVSLDGERWLYVNPLQVRDGHTDPGGDQSARRTRWFRCACCPPNVMRLLASLEHYLASGDDDGLQIHQYVAGRYRSDLAVVRAETDYPWHGTVALTVEETPADRPWTLSLRIPEWCREFRVRCGDRTYDAPAADGWLRLERTWAPGDRVVLELTLEPRLTAADPRVDAVRGCVAIERGPLVYCLEGVDHPGGGLDDVVVDTTRPLAVKHRPDLLGGVTTVVAAGRRRHLPDPGWWPYAPADQSPRHPRQEGEPVELTAVPYYAWANREDGGMRVWLPTS, encoded by the coding sequence ATGCCCCGCACCCCCTCCGTCCCGCCCTCCCCCACGGGTCCCGTCCGCCTCGGCCCGGACGCCCGTGCCGTGCTGCGCCCGGCCACCGTCGGACTCGACGCGGGCTTCTGGCACACCCGGCGCGAGGTCAACGCCCACACCTCCGTCCCGCAGGGCCCCGGCCTGCTGGAGTCGGCCGGCAACCTGCACAACCTGCGGCTCGCGGCCGGCACCGCCGAGGGCGAGTTCCGAGGCGGGTACCCCTTCGTCGACACGGACGTCTACAAGTGGCTGGAGGCGGCGGCCTGGCAGCTCGCCCAGGAGCCGTCCGGGGATCTCGAGGCCCACGTCGACCGGATCACCGCCCTGGTCGCCGACGCCCAGCAGCCCGACGGCTACCTCAACACCTGGTTCCAGCTGGTCAAGGGCGGTGAGCGCTACCAGGACCTGCGCTGGGGCCACGAGCTGTACTGCGCGGGCCATCTGATCCAGGCCGCCGTCGCCCACCACCGGGTCACCGGCCGCACCGAACTCCTCGATGTGGCCCGCCGGTTCGCCGACCAGGTCGACTCCGTCTTCGGCCCGCCCGGCAGCGGCAAGCCCATCGACGGCATCGACGGCCACCCGGAGGTCGAGACCGCCCTGGTCGAGCTGTACCGGGAGACCGGCGAGCGCCGCTATCTCGACCTCGCCGCCTACTTCGTCGACCGCCACGGCCACGGTCTGCTCGGCGGCGAGGCCTACTGCCAGGACCGCGTCCCGCTGCGCGAGGCGACGAACGTCGAGGGCCACGCCGTACGGCAGCTCTATCTGCTGGCCGCCGCCGCCGACCTCGCCACCGAGACCGGCGACCCGGGGCTCCGTGCCGCCGCCGAACGGTTGTGGCAGGCCATGACCACCACCAAGACCCACCTCACCGGCGGGCTCGGCGCCCACCACGACGAGGAGGACTTCGGCGACCCGTACGAACTCCCCAACGAGCGCGCCTACTGCGAGACCTGCGCCGCCATCGCCTCCGTCCAGTGGAGCTGGCGGATGGCCCTGCTCACCGGCGAGGCCCGCTACTCCGACCTCATCGAACGCACCCTCTACAACGGCTTCCTGGCCGGTGTCTCCCTCGACGGCGAGCGCTGGCTGTACGTCAACCCGCTCCAGGTCCGCGACGGACACACCGACCCCGGCGGCGACCAGTCGGCCCGCCGCACCCGCTGGTTCCGCTGCGCGTGCTGCCCGCCCAACGTGATGCGCCTCCTCGCGAGCCTGGAGCACTACCTGGCCAGCGGTGACGACGACGGTCTCCAGATCCACCAGTATGTGGCCGGCCGCTACCGCAGCGACCTGGCGGTGGTCCGCGCCGAGACCGACTACCCCTGGCACGGCACCGTCGCCCTCACCGTCGAGGAGACCCCCGCCGACCGCCCCTGGACGCTGTCCCTGCGCATCCCCGAGTGGTGCCGCGAGTTCCGTGTGCGCTGCGGGGACCGTACGTACGACGCTCCCGCGGCCGACGGCTGGCTGCGGCTGGAGCGGACCTGGGCCCCCGGCGACCGGGTCGTCCTGGAACTCACGCTGGAGCCGCGGCTCACCGCCGCCGACCCGCGCGTGGACGCCGTACGCGGCTGCGTCGCGATCGAACGCGGGCCGCTCGTGTACTGCCTGGAAGGGGTCGACCACCCCGGCGGCGGACTGGACGACGTCGTCGTCGACACCACCCGGCCGCTCGCCGTGAAGCACCGCCCCGACCTGCTCGGCGGCGTCACCACGGTCGTGGCGGCGGGCCGGCGGCGGCACCTCCCGGACCCGGGCTGGTGGCCGTACGCCCCCGCCGACCAGTCGCCCCGACACCCCCGACAGGAGGGCGAGCCGGTCGAGTTGACCGCCGTCCCCTACTACGCCTGGGCCAACCGCGAGGACGGCGGCATGCGCGTCTGGCTGCCCACCTCCTGA
- a CDS encoding RICIN domain-containing protein — protein sequence MSRTRKLTSVLGVAALAATAALATGAPAEAVPTSATTLVVNANQILRPVTHVATGSLYGLADNSTPADSLVTPLKPNTFVQMAPGGSQLPNGEPRPAGDALVVAPKAARAGAKVVVRMPDWYPNFPYKWVGWSDWLSAVDKQVTSVRSSGASNISAYELWNEPDWTWDTANAGAFNAGWARTFNEVRAHDTSTPVQGPSHSAWNQSWMSSFLTDAKASGTVPDVIAWHELQGSANIAAHVSAYRSLESSLGISPRPIAIEEYGTPDEMGNSGALIGYAAKFERTGVRDAELAFWNHYGTLGDTLTDTGGSPNGSYWTYRWYGDMTGNMLVTTPPAQTGIDGIASRNSAGTQISVVAGGCTGSCAVTVNGLSSLSAFGSTVHVKLEYSPGTGRTTASPGPITVSDADYTVSGGSLTVPVTMNAADGYHLVITPSGTNTSLAGRYQITNKNSGLALDTLNAGTAQGTSVVQATSTTGTDQNWTLTAAGSGLYRIVNQKSGLLLGIDAMSTADGGAALIWGDNGTADHLWQLLPARDGYYKIANYNSGRLLGVNAMSTSSGAQVLQWSDNGTADHLWRLTSR from the coding sequence ATGAGCCGCACAAGAAAGCTGACCAGCGTCCTCGGCGTCGCCGCCCTGGCCGCCACCGCCGCCCTCGCCACCGGAGCCCCGGCCGAGGCGGTACCCACCTCCGCCACCACCCTGGTCGTCAACGCGAACCAGATCCTGCGCCCGGTCACCCACGTGGCGACCGGCAGCCTCTACGGCCTCGCCGACAACAGCACGCCCGCCGACAGCCTGGTCACCCCGCTCAAGCCGAACACCTTCGTGCAGATGGCGCCGGGCGGCTCCCAACTGCCCAACGGCGAACCACGGCCCGCGGGAGACGCACTCGTCGTGGCGCCGAAGGCGGCCCGCGCGGGCGCCAAGGTGGTGGTGCGGATGCCCGACTGGTACCCGAACTTCCCCTACAAGTGGGTCGGCTGGAGCGACTGGCTGTCCGCGGTCGACAAGCAGGTCACGTCCGTGCGGTCGTCCGGCGCGAGCAACATCAGCGCGTACGAACTGTGGAACGAACCCGACTGGACCTGGGACACCGCCAACGCGGGCGCCTTCAACGCGGGGTGGGCGCGTACGTTCAACGAGGTCCGCGCCCATGACACCTCGACCCCGGTCCAGGGCCCGAGCCACTCCGCCTGGAACCAGTCCTGGATGAGCTCGTTCCTCACCGACGCCAAGGCGAGCGGCACGGTCCCCGACGTCATCGCCTGGCACGAACTCCAGGGCAGCGCGAACATCGCCGCGCACGTCTCCGCTTACCGCTCCCTGGAGTCGAGCCTCGGCATCAGTCCCCGCCCGATCGCGATCGAGGAGTACGGCACCCCCGACGAGATGGGCAACTCCGGTGCCCTGATCGGTTACGCCGCCAAGTTCGAGCGGACGGGAGTCCGGGACGCCGAACTCGCCTTCTGGAACCACTACGGCACCCTCGGCGACACCCTCACCGACACCGGCGGGTCGCCCAACGGCTCGTACTGGACGTACAGGTGGTACGGCGACATGACCGGGAACATGCTGGTCACCACGCCACCCGCCCAGACGGGTATCGACGGCATCGCCTCCCGCAACAGCGCCGGCACCCAGATCAGCGTGGTCGCGGGCGGCTGCACCGGCTCCTGCGCGGTGACCGTGAACGGTCTGTCGTCCCTGTCGGCCTTCGGCAGCACGGTCCACGTGAAGCTGGAGTACTCCCCCGGCACCGGCCGCACGACCGCGTCGCCCGGCCCGATCACCGTCTCCGACGCCGACTACACCGTCAGCGGTGGCTCCCTCACCGTGCCCGTCACCATGAACGCCGCCGACGGCTACCACCTGGTGATCACCCCGAGCGGCACCAACACCTCGCTCGCCGGCCGCTACCAGATCACCAACAAGAACAGCGGTCTGGCCCTCGACACCCTCAACGCGGGCACCGCGCAGGGCACCTCGGTGGTCCAGGCGACGTCCACCACCGGCACCGACCAGAACTGGACCCTGACGGCCGCCGGTTCGGGCCTGTACAGGATCGTCAACCAGAAGAGCGGCCTGCTGCTCGGCATCGACGCCATGAGCACCGCCGACGGCGGAGCCGCCCTGATCTGGGGCGACAACGGCACCGCCGACCACCTGTGGCAGCTCCTCCCGGCCCGCGACGGCTACTACAAGATCGCCAACTACAACAGCGGCCGGCTGCTGGGCGTGAACGCCATGAGCACCTCGTCCGGCGCCCAGGTCCTCCAGTGGAGCGACAACGGCACCGCGGACCACCTGTGGAGGCTGACCTCGCGCTGA
- a CDS encoding extracellular solute-binding protein, producing MIPTSRTLLAALAAVGTLASLTACGGGSDEGSGSSDASGGTYTFWDPYPQFDASSPWGKLVGECGTKAGVTVKRTAYDTTDLGNKALLAAQQGNAPDVMLVDNPVVSTLVEAGILNKTSDLGLDTKAIQKNIIGAGTIDDASYGVPIGANTLALYYNKKVLTAAGVDPASIKDWTSLTAALRKVKDAGKKGITFSAINTEEGSFQFLPWFWGAGGDLTELDSDKGVAALSLWKQWVDDGLAPKDVLQNTQTTSWQEFATGDYAFGENGTWQLGNADKAGFDYGVVNIPGQKGGSAPVPTGGEFVTVPVQKDSARYDVTKKIVECLTNDTNLLATDTTLAYIAPTAAVQSEQVKANPKLEPWVRAVAAARGRTSGGLGSKYPTISQPLWTAVQSALSGGKSPQAALDTAQSSAEKG from the coding sequence GTGATACCCACCAGCCGCACACTCCTCGCCGCACTCGCCGCCGTCGGCACGCTCGCCTCCCTCACCGCCTGCGGAGGCGGCTCCGACGAAGGCTCGGGCTCCTCCGACGCGTCCGGCGGGACGTACACCTTCTGGGACCCGTACCCGCAGTTCGACGCCTCCTCCCCGTGGGGCAAGCTCGTCGGCGAGTGCGGGACGAAGGCCGGGGTCACCGTCAAGCGCACCGCCTACGACACCACCGACCTCGGCAACAAGGCGCTGCTGGCGGCCCAGCAGGGCAACGCGCCCGACGTGATGCTGGTGGACAACCCGGTCGTCTCCACGCTCGTGGAGGCGGGCATCCTCAACAAGACGAGCGACCTCGGCCTCGACACCAAGGCCATCCAGAAGAACATCATCGGCGCGGGCACCATCGACGACGCCTCCTACGGCGTCCCGATCGGCGCCAACACGCTCGCCCTCTACTACAACAAGAAGGTCCTGACGGCGGCCGGCGTCGACCCTGCGTCCATCAAGGACTGGACCTCCCTGACCGCCGCCCTGCGGAAGGTGAAGGACGCCGGCAAGAAGGGCATCACGTTCTCCGCGATCAACACGGAGGAGGGCAGCTTCCAGTTCCTGCCGTGGTTCTGGGGTGCGGGCGGGGACCTGACCGAGCTCGACTCGGACAAGGGAGTCGCCGCCCTCTCGCTGTGGAAGCAGTGGGTGGACGACGGGCTGGCCCCCAAGGACGTTCTGCAGAACACCCAGACCACCAGCTGGCAGGAGTTCGCCACCGGCGACTACGCGTTCGGTGAGAACGGCACCTGGCAGCTCGGCAACGCCGACAAGGCCGGCTTCGACTACGGAGTCGTCAACATCCCCGGCCAGAAGGGCGGTTCGGCGCCGGTGCCGACGGGCGGCGAGTTCGTCACCGTGCCCGTGCAGAAGGACAGCGCGCGCTACGACGTCACCAAGAAGATCGTCGAGTGTCTGACCAACGATACGAACCTGCTGGCCACGGACACCACGCTGGCGTACATCGCCCCGACGGCCGCCGTGCAGTCCGAGCAGGTGAAGGCCAACCCGAAGCTCGAGCCGTGGGTGCGCGCGGTCGCCGCGGCCCGCGGCCGTACCAGCGGTGGCCTGGGCTCGAAGTACCCCACCATCTCCCAGCCCCTGTGGACGGCCGTCCAGTCGGCCCTGTCCGGCGGCAAGAGCCCGCAGGCCGCCCTGGACACGGCCCAGTCGAGCGCCGAGAAGGGCTAG
- a CDS encoding adenylosuccinate synthase produces the protein MPALVLLGAQWGDEGKGKATDLLGGSVDYVVRYQGGNNAGHTVVVGDQKYALHLLPSGILSPGCTPVIGNGVVVDPSVLFSELNGLNERGVDTSKLLISGNAHIITPYNVTVDKVTERFLGKRKIGTTGRGIGPTYADKINRVGIRVQDLYDESILTQKVEAALDVKNQILTKLYNRRAISVDQVVEELLTYADRLAPYVADTVLVLNQALEDDKVVLFEGGQGTLLDIDHGTYPFVTSSNPTAGGACTGAGVGPTKISRVIGILKAYTTRVGSGPFPTELFDADGDALRRIGGERGVTTGRDRRCGWFDAVIARYATRVNGLTDFFLTKLDVLTGWEQIPVCVAYEIDGKRVEELPYSQSDFHHAKPVYENLPGWSEDITKAKTFADLPKNAQDYVKALEEMSGAPISAIGVGPGRTETIEINSFI, from the coding sequence GTGCCCGCACTTGTGCTGCTCGGTGCTCAGTGGGGTGACGAAGGCAAGGGAAAGGCGACCGACCTGCTCGGCGGGTCGGTGGACTACGTGGTGCGTTACCAGGGCGGTAACAACGCCGGCCACACAGTAGTCGTGGGCGATCAGAAGTATGCCCTCCACCTCCTCCCTTCCGGAATCCTGTCCCCGGGGTGTACCCCGGTCATCGGCAACGGCGTCGTCGTCGACCCGTCGGTCCTGTTCTCCGAGCTGAACGGGCTGAACGAGCGTGGCGTCGACACGTCCAAGCTCCTGATCAGCGGAAACGCTCACATCATCACGCCGTACAACGTCACTGTCGACAAGGTGACGGAACGCTTCCTCGGAAAGCGCAAGATCGGCACCACCGGGCGCGGGATCGGGCCGACCTACGCGGACAAGATCAACCGCGTCGGTATCCGCGTGCAGGACCTGTACGACGAGTCGATCCTGACCCAGAAGGTCGAGGCGGCTCTCGACGTCAAGAACCAGATCCTCACCAAGCTCTACAACCGGCGGGCGATCTCCGTCGATCAGGTGGTCGAGGAGCTGCTGACCTACGCCGACCGGCTCGCCCCGTACGTCGCCGACACCGTCCTGGTCCTCAACCAGGCGCTCGAGGACGACAAGGTGGTCCTCTTCGAGGGCGGCCAGGGCACCCTGCTGGACATCGACCACGGGACGTACCCGTTCGTCACCTCCAGCAACCCGACCGCGGGCGGTGCCTGCACCGGCGCCGGAGTCGGTCCGACGAAGATCAGCCGGGTCATCGGCATCCTGAAGGCGTACACGACCCGGGTCGGTTCCGGGCCCTTCCCGACGGAGCTGTTCGACGCGGACGGCGACGCGCTGCGCCGCATCGGCGGCGAGCGGGGCGTGACCACCGGCCGTGACCGCCGCTGCGGCTGGTTCGACGCGGTGATCGCGCGGTACGCGACCCGGGTCAACGGCCTGACGGACTTCTTCCTCACCAAGCTGGACGTCCTGACCGGCTGGGAGCAGATCCCGGTCTGCGTGGCCTACGAGATCGACGGCAAGCGGGTGGAGGAACTGCCGTACTCGCAGTCCGACTTCCACCACGCGAAGCCGGTCTACGAGAACCTGCCCGGCTGGTCGGAGGACATCACCAAGGCCAAGACCTTCGCCGACCTGCCGAAGAACGCGCAGGACTACGTGAAGGCGCTGGAGGAGATGTCGGGCGCGCCGATCTCCGCGATCGGCGTCGGCCCGGGCCGGACCGAGACGATCGAGATCAACTCGTTCATCTAG
- a CDS encoding diacylglycerol kinase gives MTEVATSDQLLVVIDPVARRTDGESVRIAKDVLSAGAATKVCLPEGPEEFARVLQRRGSRRPVVIGDDRALVRAVSLLHRQRELAGCALSLVPVGGVLSLARSLGVPTGAVAAARAVLEGAERRLDLMVDESDGVVLGALRIPPLVWGPEDEEDTEAPGALSGAAFGSGHLWVRTCQSLVRTLVTARPARSPSPAAAPGPSRLRVEVDGVTLVDLGQPIDGLSVAPGEPGLAAVEVRPVSVGAEATPLFAEGRRVTVSGADFRYRADAAVSGPVRTRTWTVRKAAWGLTLP, from the coding sequence ATGACCGAGGTGGCGACTTCCGACCAGCTGCTGGTGGTCATCGACCCGGTCGCCCGAAGGACGGACGGCGAGTCTGTACGGATCGCGAAAGACGTGCTCAGCGCGGGTGCGGCGACCAAAGTGTGCCTTCCGGAGGGGCCCGAGGAATTCGCCCGGGTACTCCAGCGAAGAGGTTCGCGCAGGCCCGTCGTGATCGGCGACGACCGGGCTCTGGTGCGTGCGGTGTCCCTGCTGCACCGGCAGCGGGAACTGGCCGGATGTGCGCTGTCGCTGGTTCCGGTCGGCGGTGTGCTGTCCCTGGCCCGCTCCCTGGGCGTGCCCACGGGCGCGGTCGCGGCGGCCCGGGCCGTCCTGGAGGGGGCCGAACGGCGACTGGACCTGATGGTCGACGAGAGCGACGGGGTGGTGCTGGGGGCGCTGCGGATTCCGCCCCTGGTGTGGGGCCCGGAGGACGAGGAGGACACGGAGGCGCCGGGCGCGCTGTCCGGTGCGGCCTTCGGCTCCGGCCACCTCTGGGTACGCACGTGCCAGTCCCTCGTACGGACCCTGGTGACGGCGCGCCCGGCCCGCTCCCCCTCTCCGGCGGCCGCCCCCGGCCCCTCCCGCCTGCGCGTGGAGGTCGACGGGGTCACGCTGGTCGACCTGGGCCAGCCGATAGACGGCCTGTCGGTCGCACCGGGCGAGCCGGGACTGGCCGCGGTCGAGGTCCGCCCGGTGTCGGTGGGCGCCGAGGCCACACCGCTGTTCGCGGAGGGACGGCGGGTGACGGTGTCGGGAGCGGACTTCCGCTACCGGGCGGACGCGGCGGTGTCCGGGCCGGTCCGGACCCGGACCTGGACCGTGCGGAAGGCCGCCTGGGGACTGACCCTGCCGTGA
- the eutC gene encoding ethanolamine ammonia-lyase subunit EutC, producing MTDRQVAQGTGDVALWSALRRHTQARIGLGRAGSGLPTGHRLELQAAHAAARDAVHSPFDPDTVAAALTGMPTVRVRSAAPDRLTYLQRPDLGRCLDATDRAHLPSEGWDVVFVVADGLSSRAVHEHAAAMVRETASRLPAHWRVAPVVLAEQARVALGDDIAFTMGAAMVVVLVGERPGMSAADSLGAYLTHRPEPGVTTDADRNCLSNIRPPRGLAYETAAGRLAVLMERARELGATGVALKDESDALPAGATQSL from the coding sequence ATGACGGACCGGCAAGTGGCTCAGGGCACCGGCGATGTGGCGCTCTGGTCGGCCCTGCGCCGGCACACCCAGGCCCGTATCGGACTGGGACGGGCCGGCTCCGGACTGCCGACCGGCCACCGCCTGGAACTCCAGGCCGCGCACGCGGCCGCCCGGGACGCGGTGCACTCGCCCTTCGACCCGGACACGGTCGCGGCGGCGCTGACCGGCATGCCGACCGTACGGGTCCGCAGCGCCGCTCCCGACCGGCTCACCTATCTCCAGCGGCCGGACCTGGGCCGGTGTCTCGACGCCACGGACCGCGCGCACCTCCCGTCCGAGGGGTGGGACGTGGTGTTCGTGGTCGCGGACGGGCTGTCCAGCCGGGCGGTGCACGAGCACGCGGCGGCGATGGTCCGGGAGACCGCCTCGCGCCTGCCGGCCCACTGGCGGGTGGCCCCCGTCGTCCTGGCCGAACAGGCCCGCGTGGCCCTCGGCGACGACATCGCGTTCACGATGGGCGCGGCCATGGTGGTGGTCCTCGTCGGCGAACGCCCCGGGATGTCGGCGGCGGACTCGCTGGGCGCCTACCTCACCCACCGGCCGGAGCCGGGGGTGACGACGGACGCCGACCGCAACTGCCTGTCCAACATCCGGCCGCCACGGGGACTGGCCTACGAGACGGCGGCGGGCAGGCTCGCGGTCCTGATGGAGCGGGCGCGGGAGCTGGGGGCGACGGGAGTCGCCCTGAAGGACGAGTCGGACGCCCTCCCGGCCGGAGCGACTCAGTCCCTGTAG
- a CDS encoding LacI family DNA-binding transcriptional regulator: protein MTSAAGAPGSPPVGRAKLADVAALAGVSVGTASKALSGAGRMRPETRQRVLDAVAELGFRPNQHAQSLHTGRSWTVGLMTTDGIGRFSTPVLLGAEDALGAGKISVLLCDTRGDAIREQHHLRNLIDRRVDGIIVTGRRTDPRPPLTGISGLESIPVVYALSPSTDPADTSVVSDDRGGARLAVEHLLSAGRTRIAHVTGPEHHAAARDRARHGLEHLSDAGLDLSTGRVHFGEWSEAWGRRAADAVLRTAPDTDAFFCGNDQIARGIADALRERGVNVPGDIAVVGYDNWDTMAVASRPPLTTIDMNLAEIGRIAALRLLEAIDEGLAPGVHTVPCRLVVREST from the coding sequence GTGACCTCTGCTGCTGGTGCTCCAGGCTCTCCCCCCGTCGGCCGGGCCAAGCTCGCCGACGTCGCCGCGCTGGCGGGCGTCAGCGTGGGCACGGCGTCGAAGGCGCTGAGCGGCGCCGGCCGGATGCGCCCGGAAACCCGCCAGCGGGTCCTGGACGCCGTGGCCGAACTCGGGTTCCGGCCCAACCAGCACGCCCAGAGCCTGCACACCGGCCGCAGCTGGACGGTCGGCCTGATGACGACGGACGGCATCGGCCGGTTCAGCACCCCCGTCCTGCTCGGCGCCGAGGACGCGCTCGGCGCCGGCAAGATCTCGGTGCTGCTGTGCGACACCCGCGGTGACGCGATCCGGGAGCAGCACCATCTGCGCAACCTCATCGACCGCCGGGTCGACGGCATCATCGTCACCGGCCGCCGTACCGACCCGCGCCCGCCGCTGACCGGCATCAGCGGCCTCGAGTCGATCCCCGTGGTCTACGCCCTGTCGCCCTCGACCGACCCGGCCGACACCTCCGTCGTCTCCGACGACCGGGGCGGCGCCCGCCTCGCCGTCGAGCACCTCCTGTCCGCCGGCCGCACCCGGATCGCGCACGTCACCGGCCCGGAGCACCACGCGGCCGCCCGCGACCGCGCCCGACACGGGCTCGAACACCTGTCGGACGCCGGGCTGGACCTGTCCACCGGCCGGGTCCACTTCGGCGAGTGGAGCGAGGCGTGGGGCCGCCGCGCCGCCGACGCGGTGCTGCGCACGGCCCCGGACACGGACGCCTTCTTCTGCGGAAACGACCAGATAGCGCGGGGGATCGCGGACGCGCTGCGCGAGCGGGGCGTGAACGTGCCCGGTGACATCGCGGTCGTCGGCTACGACAACTGGGACACCATGGCCGTGGCCTCCCGGCCGCCGCTCACCACGATCGACATGAACCTCGCGGAGATCGGCCGCATCGCTGCGCTGCGGCTGCTGGAGGCGATCGACGAGGGACTCGCCCCAGGGGTGCACACGGTGCCGTGCCGGCTGGTGGTACGGGAGTCGACGTGA
- a CDS encoding carbohydrate ABC transporter permease, translating to MLFPVYWMLNVSLTPQQDMRKTPPDLFPLHPTFEGYRAVLDDQLPYLGTSLLIGLGTVALTLVLAAPAGYALAKLRPLGGGALGLVLLVAQMIPGIVMAMGFYGIFLDLGLLNSWWGLIVADSTIAVPFGVMIFTAFMSGIPGELIAASRIDGAGTFRTFWSVVLPVSRNAVVTVSLFGFLWAWSDFVFANTLDGGGDLRPITLGIYKYIGNNNQEWNAIMATAVVASVPATVLLVLAQRYVAAGVTAGAVKD from the coding sequence ATGCTGTTCCCGGTGTACTGGATGCTGAACGTGTCCCTCACCCCGCAGCAGGACATGCGCAAGACCCCGCCCGACCTGTTTCCCCTCCACCCCACCTTCGAGGGCTACCGGGCCGTTCTCGACGACCAGCTGCCGTACCTCGGCACCAGTCTCCTGATCGGCCTCGGCACGGTCGCCCTCACCCTCGTCCTCGCCGCCCCGGCCGGCTACGCGCTGGCGAAGCTCCGCCCGCTCGGCGGCGGCGCCCTCGGCCTGGTCCTGCTGGTCGCCCAGATGATCCCCGGCATCGTCATGGCGATGGGCTTCTACGGCATCTTCCTCGACCTCGGTCTGCTCAACTCCTGGTGGGGGCTGATCGTCGCCGACTCCACCATCGCCGTTCCCTTCGGCGTCATGATCTTCACCGCGTTCATGTCGGGCATCCCCGGCGAGCTCATCGCCGCCTCCCGCATCGACGGCGCCGGCACCTTCCGCACCTTCTGGTCGGTCGTCCTGCCGGTGAGCCGCAACGCCGTCGTCACCGTGTCGCTCTTCGGCTTCCTGTGGGCCTGGTCCGACTTCGTCTTCGCCAACACCCTCGACGGCGGCGGCGACCTGAGGCCGATCACCCTCGGCATCTACAAGTACATCGGCAACAACAACCAGGAGTGGAACGCGATCATGGCCACCGCCGTCGTCGCCTCCGTCCCCGCGACGGTCCTGCTGGTACTCGCCCAGCGTTACGTGGCCGCGGGTGTGACCGCCGGCGCGGTGAAGGACTGA
- a CDS encoding carbohydrate ABC transporter permease, whose protein sequence is MTLARVDRPRRAPAVREADVTDTLPLRRRHRRRARLTALAFVAPLLAYLAAFYVYPLYRNLDLSLRDYTVRSFVAGDAPFSGWANFQKVLDDPTFGPAMRHTMIFTFVSIAFQYAVGLALAVFFNRHFRLAPTLRALFLIPWLLPLIVSASTWSWMFNSESGVVNYFLHFFGVDAVGWLTSPDWALTSVIVANIWIGIPFNLVILHSGLQNIPGELYEAAALDGASAWQQFRRITFPLLRPVSAITLLLGLVYTLKVFDLIWIMTKGGPGDASSTLATWSYQLGFGTLLPKFGPGAAVGDILILIALVFGLLYIRVQRRQEA, encoded by the coding sequence ATGACCCTGGCCCGAGTCGACCGCCCGCGGCGGGCCCCGGCCGTGCGGGAGGCGGACGTCACCGACACCCTGCCGCTACGGCGCCGGCACCGGCGCAGAGCCCGCCTGACCGCCCTCGCCTTCGTCGCGCCACTGCTGGCCTACCTCGCCGCGTTCTACGTCTATCCGCTCTACCGCAACCTCGACCTGAGCCTGCGCGACTACACCGTCCGGTCGTTCGTGGCGGGGGACGCGCCGTTCTCCGGCTGGGCCAACTTCCAGAAGGTCCTGGACGACCCGACGTTCGGCCCGGCGATGCGCCACACCATGATCTTCACCTTCGTGTCGATCGCCTTCCAGTACGCCGTCGGGCTCGCTCTCGCCGTCTTCTTCAACCGGCACTTCCGGCTGGCCCCGACCCTGCGCGCACTGTTCCTGATCCCCTGGCTGCTGCCCCTCATCGTGTCGGCGTCGACGTGGTCGTGGATGTTCAACAGCGAGTCGGGCGTCGTGAACTACTTCCTGCACTTCTTCGGCGTCGACGCGGTCGGCTGGCTCACCTCGCCGGACTGGGCGCTCACCTCGGTGATCGTCGCCAACATCTGGATCGGCATCCCGTTCAACCTCGTCATCCTCCACAGCGGCCTGCAGAACATCCCCGGCGAGCTCTACGAGGCGGCCGCCCTGGACGGGGCGAGCGCCTGGCAGCAGTTCCGCCGGATCACCTTCCCGCTGCTGCGCCCGGTGTCGGCGATCACCCTGCTGCTCGGCCTCGTCTACACCCTCAAGGTGTTCGACCTGATCTGGATCATGACCAAGGGCGGCCCGGGCGACGCCTCGTCCACCCTGGCGACCTGGTCGTACCAGCTCGGCTTCGGCACGTTGCTGCCCAAGTTCGGGCCGGGGGCGGCGGTCGGCGACATCCTCATCCTCATCGCCCTCGTCTTCGGCCTGCTGTACATCCGCGTCCAGAGGAGGCAGGAAGCGTGA